ATTAAGTAATATTGATTTCATATGCCAAATTCTTAAAGTGTTATCCCGGCTACCACTTACTAAAATTTGTCCATCAGGACTTAAAACCAGACTAGTCACCCAACTTGTATGACCTTCAAGTATCTTTACTTCCTGTTGGTTAGCCAATGACCAAATTCTTATTGTAGAGTCCCAACTAGCACTAATAAGCGTTCTAGTGTCTTGGTCTGAAATTAATGCTGTAACACGGTCTTTATGCTTATCTAATTTCTTTAATAATTTGCCATCAGATATATTCCAAAGACGAATAGTTTTATCAACACTACTACTAATTAGCATTTGTCCATCTGGTTTAAAGATTAACGAATTAATTAGCCCTTGATGCCCTTTTAGTGTTTTAAGTTCTCGCCCATCGGAAAGTTGCCAAATTTTAATATTATTATCACCACTTCCGCTAACTAAAAGCTGTCCATTTTTACTAAAACTTAAGCAACGCACTAAACCCTTATGCCCGTTTAAGGTCTGTATGGCTGAGGCTTCTGGAATTGTCCAAAGTTTAATAGAATGATCTGCAAGCCCACCACCACTAGCTAAAACATGTCCATCAGGACTAAAGGCTAATGACCAGATTGAACCTGTATGCTCTTTAATTTCTTTTAGTTCATCGCCTCCTGGCAAGCTCCACAGTCTAATTCCATTATCTAAACTGCCACTAGCTAGAATTTTTCCGTCTGGACTAATTGCTAAGGAGTTTACCTCATCTGTATGCCCTGATAGCGTTTTACTTAGTAGTCCAGAAGGCAAATCCCATAGTTTTAACGTTCCATCCCCACTACCACTAATTAAAGTTTTACTATCATTAGAAATAGCCAAACAATTAATTGCTCCGCTATGGCCTTCTAGTTTTTTTAATTCTTTTCAACTAGGTAAACTCCAAAGCCTAATACTATTATCTAAGCTACCACTAGCTAGTAAACTGGCATCAGGGCTAATAGTTAAACAGTTAATTACATCTGTATGTCCAGATAAAGTAGCAATACTGCTAGCAGGTGAGGTTGGATTAATTGGCTCACATTTTTCTGCTAAGCGTAACAGTTCTTCATAGCTTTCTTGCTCATCATTACGAGGTTTCCAGCCAGATTTTTTCATTCTTAACAATACTTGCATACTCCAAAGTGGAGGTGCTTCTTGAGCTAGCCGTAAGATGTCTGCTCGTTGGCTGCTATTTTCTACAGCAATTAATAATTCTTCCCATTCTTTGATAGTCATATCTACTAAACGTTGACGCTTACGCTCTATTTGAACAGGCTCAGACAGTAAGTAACCTTT
This region of Blastocatellia bacterium genomic DNA includes:
- a CDS encoding WD40 repeat domain-containing protein; translation: MAISNDSKTLISGSGDGTLKLWDLPSGLLSKTLSGHTDEVNSLAISPDGKILASGSLDNGIRLWSLPGGDELKEIKEHTGSIWSLAFSPDGHVLASGGGLADHSIKLWTIPEASAIQTLNGHKGLVRCLSFSKNGQLLVSGSGDNNIKIWQLSDGRELKTLKGHQGLINSLIFKPDGQMLISSSVDKTIRLWNISDGKLLKKLDKHKDRVTALISDQDTRTLISASWDSTIRIWSLANQQEVKILEGHTSWVTSLVLSPDGQILVSGSRDNTLRIWHMKSILLNHLPARQTTVADLAWAEKAIKDNNLSLSSRKNLEFVAALMRWRNKIENSKDTLRKIEVGEFEIELAS